The following coding sequences are from one Nicotiana tomentosiformis chromosome 3, ASM39032v3, whole genome shotgun sequence window:
- the LOC104107592 gene encoding probable pectinesterase/pectinesterase inhibitor 61: MGYGRLGKPGREIIPSDIPIPKSRSSKLKILIIFATVLLIASAISVAVLVGVRKNSGNRIDKPSQAMARTCSRTLYPSLCLNSLINYPGAKSASDNDLVHISVNLTLQRFGKALYISSDINNLQMNTQIRSAYDDCLELLEESVDLLSHSLNSVFPGGDGSNSPTGSTHDVMTWLSAALTNQDTCTDGFADVTGNVKDQMSENLKDLSELVSNALAIYAAANGDDDFSGIPIQNRRRRLMKFEKHHDDFPKWLSRRDRKLLNKSVSAIQADIIVAKDGSGTVKTIAEAIKKVPEKSNRRTIIYVKAGRYEEDNLKVGRKKMNVMFIGDGKGKTVITGGKSVAQHITTFHTASFAATGAGFVARDMTFENYAGPSNHQAVALRIGGDHAVVFRCNIIGYQDTLYVHSQRQFYRECDIYGTVDFIFGNAAVVLQNCNIYARKPMANQKNTITAQNRKDPNQNTGISIHACKLLATPDLEASKGSFPTYLGRPWKLYSRTVYMLSNMGDHIHPSGWLEWNGNFALDTLYYGEYMNFGPGAAVGQRVTWPGYRVIKSVEEASKFTVAKFIYGSSWLPSTGVAYLAGLNT; this comes from the exons ATGGGCTATGGCCGGCTAGGAAAACCTGGTAGGGAGATTATTCCTAGTGATATTCCCATTCCCAAATCCCGCAGTTCTAAGCTTAAAATACTCATCATTTTTGCCACTGTTCTTTTAATTGCCTCTGCTATTTCAGTAGCTGTTTTGGTTGGTGTTCGGAAAAATTCCGGTAACAGAATCGATAAACCAAGTCAAGCAATGGCGCGTACCTGCAGTCGCACTCTCTACCCATCTCTCTGTCTCAATTCGTTAATTAATTACCCTGGAGCTAAATCTGCTTCAGACAATGACCTCGTTCACATTTCTGTCAATTTAACACTCCAACGCTTTGGTAAAGCACTTTATATATCTTCCGACATTAACAACCTTCAAATGAACACTCAAATAAGATCAGCGTACGATGATTGTCTCGAATTGTTGGAGGAATCAGTGGACCTTTTGTCTCATTCTTTGAACTCTGTTTTCCCCGGCGGGGACGGAAGTAATTCTCCGACGGGCTCCACACATGACGTGATGACGTGGCTGAGCGCAGCTCTTACGAACCAGGACACGTGTACGGACGGTTTCGCTGACGTCACGGGGAACGTGAAGGATCAGATGAGTGAGAACCTTAAGGACTTGTCGGAATTGGTGAGTAATGCTCTCGCCATTTACGCCGCCGCAAATGGCGACGATGATTTCTCCGGGATTCCAATACAGAATCGTCGGCGCAGATTAATGAAATTTGAAAAACATCATGATGATTTTCCAAAATGGTTGTCGAGGAGAGACAGAAAATTGTTAAACAAATCAGTGTCGGCAATTCAAGCCGACATAATTGTGGCAAAGGACGGTAGCGGGACGGTGAAGACGATAGCGGAGGCGATAAAGAAGGTGCCGGAAAAGAGTAATCGTCGGACCATAATTTACGTCAAGGCGGGAAG GTATGAAGAGGATAACTTGAAGGTAGGGAGGAAGAAAATGAACGTGATGTTTATAGGAGATGGGAAGGGAAAGACGGTGATTACAGGAGGCAAAAGTGTAGCCCAGCACATTACAACATTCCATACAGCTTCTTTTG CGGCAACTGGAGCTGGTTTTGTCGCAAGGGATATGACATTTGAGAACTATGCTGGACCAAGCAATCATCAAGCAGTAGCCCTTCGTATCGGAGGTGATCATGCCGTGGTCTTTCGCTGCAATATTATTGGATACCAAGACACCCTCTACGTGCACTCACAGCGCCAATTCTATCGCGAGTGTGATATCTATGGGACGGTGGATTTCATCTTCGGCAATGCAGCAGTGGTCCTCCAAAACTGCAACATCTATGCCCGAAAGCCCATGGCCAATCAAAAGAACACCATCACTGCCCAAAACAGGAAAGACCCTAATCAAAACACTGGCATTTCAATCCATGCTTGCAAACTCCTAGCAACACCTGACCTCGAGGCGTCTAAAGGAAGCTTTCCTACATATCTAGGTCGACCATGGAAGTTGTACTCGCGAACAGTCTACATGTTATCTAACATGGGCGATCATATCCACCCGAGTGGTTGGCTAGAGTGGAATGGTAATTTTGCGCTGGACACATTGTATTATGGCGAGTACATGAACTTTGGGCCAGGAGCAGCCGTAGGACAACGGGTTACTTGGCCGGGGTATCGGGTCATCAAGTCCGTTGAAGAGGCCAGTAAGTTCACTGTAGCAAAGTTCATTTATGGATCATCTTGGTTACCTTCAACAGGGGTGGCTTACTTGGCAGGGCTGAATACTTAA
- the LOC104107593 gene encoding phosphatidylinositol 4-kinase gamma 3-like isoform X1: MSIASVALSPVFEDNLNLAGCLSAQHGSWSNDSILIFLTVGGSVIPLRVKESDSIASVKLRIQTYKGFFVKKQKLVFEGRELARNNSCVRDYGVADCNILHLVLRLSDLQAITVRTVCGQEFEFHVERKRNVGYVKQQIAKKRKGFCNLKEQELIFDGEELEDKRLIDDICKSNDAVLHLLVRKSAKVQARAVQKDFEVSIVASSDENGADAVEKLQESIQVVPLNTVPRSFILEPLIVNPKITLSPVVKQLIGSTFDGIEMGHQPIRSSEGSGGAYFMLDSCGQNYVSVFKPIDEEPMAANNPRGLPLSVDGEGLKKGTRVGEGALREVAAYILDHPKSGPRSTCSDEKGFAGVPPTIMVKCLHTGFNYVEGCEYSSGCLKIGSLQMFMKNCGSCEDLGPRAFPVDDVHRISVLDIRLANADRHAGNILVQKDDKDGQLVLIPIDHGYCLPENFEDCTFDWLYWPQAQQPYSAETIAFINSLDAEKDIELLKFHGWTLSLACARVLRISSMLLKKGAKRGLTPFAIGRIMCRETLKKESVIEQIVEEAQEGVLPETSEAAFLQSISMVMDRHLDDLIK; this comes from the exons ATGTCTATTGCTAGTGTTGCTCTGAGTCCTGTGTTTGAGGATAATTTGAACTTAGCCGGCTGTTTGTCAGCCCAACATGGTTCCTGGTCGAATGATTCAATCTTGATCTTTCTGACCGTGGGTGGTTCTGTAATTCCCTTGCGTGTTAAGGAATCCGACTCTATTGCTTCTGTGAAATTAAGAATCCAGACATACAAAGGTTTCTTTGTGAAGAAGCAGAAGCTTGTCTTTGAAGGCAGGGAGTTGGCTCGGAACAATTCCTGTGTGAGGGACTATGGAGTCGCTGATTGCAACATTTTGCATTTGGTTCTTCGTCTGTCTGATTTACAAGCAATTACTGTTAGGACAGTGTGTGGTCAGGAGTTTGAGTTCCATGTGGAGAGAAAGAGAAATGTTGGTTATGTGAAACAGCAGATTGCAAAGAAGAGGAAGGGTTTTTGTAATCTAAAGGAACAGGAACTAATATTTGATGGCGAAGAATTAGAAGATAAGAGGCTGATAGATGATATTTGTAAAAGCAACGATGCAGTTCTTCACTTGCTGGTGCGTAAATCAGCTAAAGTACAGGCTAGAGCAGTGCAAAAAGATTTTGAAGTTTCGATTGTAGCATCATCAGATGAGAATGGGGCTGATGCAGTAGAGAAGCTACAAGAGAGTATTCAGGTTGTCCCACTCAATACCGTGCCGAGAAGTTTTATTTTGGAACCATTGATTGTTAACCCTAAGATCACACTATCACCTGTGGTTAAGCAGCTGATTGGTAGCACTTTCGACGGCATAGAGATGGGTCACCAACCAATTAGGTCTTCTGAGGGATCAGGGGGTGCTTATTTCATGCTAGATTCATGTGGTCAGAATTATGTCTCTGTTTTTAAACCAATAGATGAGGAGCCTATGGCTGCGAATAATCCCCGGGGGCTGCCATTGTCTGTAGATGGTGAGGGATTGAAGAAGGGCACACGTGTAGGAGAAGGGGCATTAAGGGAGGTTGCAGCATACATTTTGGATCATCCCAAGTCGGGACCTCGCTCAACTTGTAGCGATGAGAAGGGTTTTGCTGGAGTTCCTCCCACAATTATGGTCAAGTGTCTCCATACCGGTTTCAATtatgtagaaggttgtgaatattCATCCGGGTGTCTTAAGATTGGGTCACTGCAGATGTTCATGAAAAACTGTGGAAGTTGTGAGGATCTTGGTCCTCGTGCTTTTCCTGTTGATGATGTACACAGGATCTCAGTGCTGGACATAAGGTTGGCGAATGCAGATAGGCACGCGGGAAACATTTTGGTTCAGAAAGATGATAAGGATGGTCAGCTTGTGCTTATTCCAATTGATCATGGCTACTGCTTGCCTGAAAAT TTTGAAGATTGTACTTTTGACTGGCTGTACTGGCCCCAAGCACAACAACCTTACTCTGCCGAAACAATTGCTTTCATAAACTCTCTTGATGCCGAGAAAGACATTGAACTTCTGAAGTTTCATGGCTGGACCCTATCCCTTGCATGTGCACGCGTACTTCGTATCTCATCTATGCTTCTGAAGAAAGGTGCAAAAAGAGGGCTCACACCTTTTGCTATTGGAAGAATCATGTGTAGGGAGACACTAAAGAAGGAATCTGTCATTGAGCAGATAGTTGAAGAAGCACAAGAGGGTGTGCTCCCAGAAACAAGTGAGGCAGCATTCTTGCAATCTATTTCGATGGTCATGGATCGACACCTTGATGACTTGATTAAGTAA
- the LOC104107593 gene encoding phosphatidylinositol 4-kinase gamma 3-like isoform X2, with protein MSIASVALSPVFEDNLNLAGCLSAQHGSWSNDSILIFLTVGGSVIPLRVKESDSIASVKLRIQTYKGFFVKKQKLVFEGRELARNNSCVRDYGVADCNILHLVLRLSDLQAITVRTVCGQEFEFHVERKRNVGYVKQQIAKKRKGFCNLKEQELIFDGEELEDKRLIDDICKSNDAVLHLLVRKSAKVQARAVQKDFEVSIVASSDENGADAVEKLQESIQVVPLNTVPRSFILEPLIVNPKITLSPVVKQLIGSTFDGIEMGHQPIRSSEGSGGAYFMLDSCGQNYVSVFKPIDEEPMAANNPRGLPLSVDGEGLKKGTRVGEGALREVAAYILDHPKSGPRSTCSDEKGFAGVPPTIMVKCLHTGFNYVEGCEYSSGCLKIGSLQMFMKNCGSCEDLGPRAFPVDDVHRISVLDIRLANADRHAGNILVQKDDKDGQLVLIPIDHGYCLPENVLTYSLFYEDYDIGSECVTGNPWYASPCLFTLDHGMLGVDSVITKL; from the exons ATGTCTATTGCTAGTGTTGCTCTGAGTCCTGTGTTTGAGGATAATTTGAACTTAGCCGGCTGTTTGTCAGCCCAACATGGTTCCTGGTCGAATGATTCAATCTTGATCTTTCTGACCGTGGGTGGTTCTGTAATTCCCTTGCGTGTTAAGGAATCCGACTCTATTGCTTCTGTGAAATTAAGAATCCAGACATACAAAGGTTTCTTTGTGAAGAAGCAGAAGCTTGTCTTTGAAGGCAGGGAGTTGGCTCGGAACAATTCCTGTGTGAGGGACTATGGAGTCGCTGATTGCAACATTTTGCATTTGGTTCTTCGTCTGTCTGATTTACAAGCAATTACTGTTAGGACAGTGTGTGGTCAGGAGTTTGAGTTCCATGTGGAGAGAAAGAGAAATGTTGGTTATGTGAAACAGCAGATTGCAAAGAAGAGGAAGGGTTTTTGTAATCTAAAGGAACAGGAACTAATATTTGATGGCGAAGAATTAGAAGATAAGAGGCTGATAGATGATATTTGTAAAAGCAACGATGCAGTTCTTCACTTGCTGGTGCGTAAATCAGCTAAAGTACAGGCTAGAGCAGTGCAAAAAGATTTTGAAGTTTCGATTGTAGCATCATCAGATGAGAATGGGGCTGATGCAGTAGAGAAGCTACAAGAGAGTATTCAGGTTGTCCCACTCAATACCGTGCCGAGAAGTTTTATTTTGGAACCATTGATTGTTAACCCTAAGATCACACTATCACCTGTGGTTAAGCAGCTGATTGGTAGCACTTTCGACGGCATAGAGATGGGTCACCAACCAATTAGGTCTTCTGAGGGATCAGGGGGTGCTTATTTCATGCTAGATTCATGTGGTCAGAATTATGTCTCTGTTTTTAAACCAATAGATGAGGAGCCTATGGCTGCGAATAATCCCCGGGGGCTGCCATTGTCTGTAGATGGTGAGGGATTGAAGAAGGGCACACGTGTAGGAGAAGGGGCATTAAGGGAGGTTGCAGCATACATTTTGGATCATCCCAAGTCGGGACCTCGCTCAACTTGTAGCGATGAGAAGGGTTTTGCTGGAGTTCCTCCCACAATTATGGTCAAGTGTCTCCATACCGGTTTCAATtatgtagaaggttgtgaatattCATCCGGGTGTCTTAAGATTGGGTCACTGCAGATGTTCATGAAAAACTGTGGAAGTTGTGAGGATCTTGGTCCTCGTGCTTTTCCTGTTGATGATGTACACAGGATCTCAGTGCTGGACATAAGGTTGGCGAATGCAGATAGGCACGCGGGAAACATTTTGGTTCAGAAAGATGATAAGGATGGTCAGCTTGTGCTTATTCCAATTGATCATGGCTACTGCTTGCCTGAAAAT GTTTTAACATATAGTTTGTTCTATGAGGACTATGATATAGGTTCAGAGTGTGTCACAGGAAATCCCTGGTATGCATCACCTTGCTTGTTCACTCTAGATCATGGTATGCTAGGTGTTGATTCAGTCATAACCAAATTATAA